One stretch of Elusimicrobiota bacterium DNA includes these proteins:
- a CDS encoding uroporphyrinogen decarboxylase family protein: MITSKERVLTAVNHRAPAGRIPITFDAEKEVYDILYNHFQTRSKPELFDKLNVDTWMILPNNFMFSEEEAKKEVKTALWGYKTRVAHYSGGTYDELCYSPLAGKDELKDIDNYPWPAPDALDFTHFPKESREQSNRAVIGVFTWGAYFVSSFLRGMEDIMLDFAMRKEYADRLIKTVTEKIEGYLTVMLEKYGEGIDIVYMADDYCSQLSPLFSPATFQEFVVPYLKRVTAITHKHNKKFLLHCCGSVRPLLPMIIESGVDMLEPIQIRAAGMDPAGLKKDFGRDICFYGGVDLQEVLCKGTPQQVSDEVKRLIDILGKDGGYILGPGHTYIQIDAPVKNIISMYETAGKYLSI, from the coding sequence CAGCGGTTAACCACCGCGCACCCGCAGGGCGTATACCTATTACGTTTGACGCGGAAAAAGAAGTGTATGATATCCTCTATAACCATTTCCAGACAAGGTCAAAACCTGAATTGTTTGATAAACTTAATGTCGATACCTGGATGATACTCCCGAATAATTTTATGTTCTCCGAAGAAGAGGCAAAGAAAGAGGTTAAGACCGCGTTGTGGGGATACAAAACGAGAGTTGCGCATTATTCCGGCGGTACCTACGACGAGTTGTGTTACAGCCCGCTTGCGGGGAAAGATGAACTTAAGGATATCGATAATTATCCGTGGCCGGCACCGGACGCTCTGGACTTCACGCATTTTCCTAAAGAATCAAGGGAACAGAGTAACCGCGCAGTAATCGGTGTATTCACCTGGGGTGCGTATTTTGTATCATCCTTTCTCCGCGGGATGGAAGATATAATGCTTGATTTTGCAATGCGGAAAGAATACGCGGATCGCCTGATAAAAACGGTTACTGAAAAAATTGAGGGATACCTTACTGTTATGCTTGAGAAGTACGGTGAGGGTATAGATATTGTGTATATGGCCGACGATTATTGTTCGCAATTAAGCCCGTTATTCAGCCCTGCAACGTTCCAGGAATTTGTGGTACCCTACCTCAAACGCGTAACGGCTATCACGCATAAGCATAACAAAAAGTTTTTATTGCATTGCTGCGGGTCAGTACGGCCATTACTTCCTATGATCATAGAGTCCGGGGTTGATATGCTGGAACCTATACAAATCCGTGCTGCCGGGATGGATCCCGCGGGGTTAAAAAAAGATTTCGGGCGTGATATCTGTTTCTACGGCGGAGTTGACCTCCAGGAGGTGTTGTGTAAAGGTACGCCACAGCAGGTATCCGATGAAGTTAAACGGTTAATTGATATCCTCGGGAAAGACGGAGGGTATATCCTCGGGCCCGGGCATACATATATCCAAATTGATGCGCCGGTAAAAAATATTATCTCAATGTACGAAACTGCGGGAAAATATTTATCAATATAA
- a CDS encoding porin, which produces MVLLKRIRIVFVMFISLFMVSASVNAEDDSATNAVEVHGMFQGLGLLEALNDNSRNNDRISLYQRQSLLRVNGNYDDLTYSIEIAFGGEETTKSNTVLSLLDYYVDVPLISEMLYIRVGQFRVPYSRERLVNSGTMQFVDRSINTLGFNVGRDSGFAVHGNYENYTAALGIFTGGGMETPIRYLPQKLGVPMIVLRAGYNIMDKNIFAIDQSPVDSELTKYAIYFNGLYTKDSRIGHSSVLSNKQTDISLLYNKNWNPYLRAITNASQVEIGELMQIGLDCAAQTKISDVLLSAEAEVNHGTYSNAFGAIKLTGSECKIAALYEPCEVALRYAMIIPDKNFGYADFGVGRTNSIWPLVDDKYIYEITPALTIYFKEHHLKLVFDAPMGIDVPVVQEENIGAYNLMAMPDQASLVTTLPYGTLIPRQNTAAIRVMFQFMF; this is translated from the coding sequence ATGGTGTTACTAAAAAGAATTAGAATTGTATTTGTTATGTTTATTAGTTTGTTTATGGTATCCGCATCCGTAAATGCTGAGGATGACTCTGCAACGAACGCAGTAGAAGTTCATGGCATGTTTCAGGGACTGGGTTTGCTAGAGGCGTTGAATGATAACTCACGGAATAATGACAGGATTTCTTTATATCAACGGCAGTCATTGTTAAGGGTAAACGGTAATTATGACGATCTGACGTACAGTATAGAGATTGCTTTTGGCGGTGAAGAAACAACTAAAAGTAATACGGTATTATCGTTACTGGATTATTATGTAGACGTTCCTTTGATAAGTGAAATGTTATATATCCGTGTAGGACAGTTTAGGGTACCTTATAGCCGTGAACGTTTGGTAAACTCCGGGACGATGCAGTTTGTTGACAGGTCAATTAATACCTTAGGTTTCAATGTAGGCCGTGACAGCGGGTTTGCTGTACACGGGAACTACGAAAACTATACCGCAGCTCTAGGAATTTTTACCGGCGGCGGGATGGAAACCCCGATACGGTACCTACCACAAAAACTAGGTGTACCAATGATAGTGCTCCGTGCTGGGTATAATATTATGGACAAAAACATCTTTGCTATTGACCAATCACCAGTTGACTCAGAACTAACAAAATATGCGATATACTTTAACGGCCTTTATACAAAAGATTCGCGGATAGGGCATTCAAGTGTTTTGAGTAACAAACAGACCGATATTTCGTTATTGTACAACAAAAACTGGAACCCATACCTTCGCGCGATTACTAATGCATCTCAGGTTGAAATCGGAGAACTTATGCAGATCGGGCTTGATTGCGCAGCACAGACCAAGATCAGTGATGTTTTATTATCTGCTGAAGCGGAAGTTAACCACGGAACGTATTCAAACGCATTTGGTGCGATTAAGCTTACCGGCTCTGAATGTAAAATCGCAGCATTGTATGAACCTTGTGAAGTAGCTCTTAGGTATGCAATGATTATACCGGACAAAAACTTTGGGTATGCCGATTTTGGCGTTGGTAGAACAAATAGTATTTGGCCGTTAGTTGACGATAAATATATCTATGAAATAACGCCGGCACTTACAATTTACTTCAAAGAACATCATCTTAAACTCGTGTTTGATGCACCTATGGGTATTGATGTTCCAGTAGTACAGGAAGAAAATATCGGTGCTTATAACCTTATGGCGATGCCGGATCAAGCGAGTTTGGTTACGACATTACCGTATGGAACATTAATCCCGAGACAAAATACTGCTGCTATCAGAGTTATGTTCCAGTTCATGTTCTAA
- a CDS encoding adenylate/guanylate cyclase domain-containing protein, which produces MRDKPVILVVDDQPQNIELIEAYLYPQGCEIIKALNGEKALEILSNHKIDLILLDVMMSGMNGYEVCRRIKKDPNNAFLPIVILTSLDNIEAKIEGLEAGADDFLNKPSHKIELIARVKNLLKMKFFHDEVELRNKLISSMLHRYVNSFAIEQIIANPGIYSKLGGDRKEVAAFFCDLRGFTSLSENMNADELIHFLNSIYKVLTGIVFTNKGTFDKYIGDCIMAFWGAPIELEEETLWSIRAAVEMQKAFKDLRQSWPPELQNLGIGIGINYGDVVVGNIGTEEAMDYTIIGDIVNTAQRVESIARPGQILITENVLLQVEGKIKIHTLEPVQLKGKLLPVKIYEVLGV; this is translated from the coding sequence ATGAGAGACAAACCGGTAATTTTAGTTGTTGATGACCAGCCTCAAAACATTGAACTAATCGAAGCATATCTTTATCCGCAAGGTTGTGAAATTATCAAAGCATTAAACGGTGAAAAAGCGTTGGAAATACTTTCTAATCATAAAATCGATTTAATTTTACTGGACGTAATGATGTCTGGCATGAACGGATATGAAGTTTGCAGAAGAATCAAAAAAGATCCGAATAACGCATTCCTTCCTATAGTTATACTGACGTCACTTGATAACATAGAGGCAAAAATTGAAGGGCTTGAAGCCGGAGCGGATGACTTTCTAAATAAGCCTTCTCATAAAATTGAACTTATTGCCCGGGTAAAAAATTTGTTGAAGATGAAATTTTTCCACGATGAAGTAGAATTAAGAAATAAGCTTATTTCCAGTATGTTACATCGTTATGTAAACAGCTTCGCTATTGAACAAATAATCGCTAATCCGGGAATATATTCTAAATTGGGCGGTGATAGAAAAGAGGTTGCCGCGTTTTTTTGTGATTTACGCGGATTCACCTCTCTTTCCGAGAACATGAACGCAGATGAACTTATTCATTTCCTTAACAGTATATACAAGGTGCTTACCGGAATTGTTTTTACAAACAAAGGTACCTTTGATAAATATATAGGCGACTGCATTATGGCTTTTTGGGGTGCTCCGATAGAGTTAGAAGAAGAAACGCTATGGTCAATTCGGGCGGCTGTAGAGATGCAAAAAGCCTTTAAGGATTTGAGACAAAGCTGGCCGCCGGAATTACAAAATCTTGGGATTGGGATAGGAATAAACTATGGCGATGTGGTTGTTGGAAACATAGGAACTGAAGAAGCAATGGATTACACAATCATTGGGGACATCGTTAACACAGCCCAAAGAGTAGAGTCAATAGCCCGACCCGGCCAGATCCTAATTACAGAAAATGTTTTATTGCAGGTTGAAGGAAAAATTAAAATTCACACACTAGAACCAGTTCAACTGAAAGGGAAGCTATTACCTGTAAAAATTTATGAGGTTCTAGGAGTTTAG
- a CDS encoding response regulator, protein MRKRALIIDDNENNLLLEKDLLEVVGFRVFVAKTAANGIAIAMKEKPDIIIMDMRLPDMRGSEAAAILRQDKETGSIPIVFVTASVLAEGREEISGITNSGFIGKPINTRTFVKEISQFLN, encoded by the coding sequence ATGAGGAAAAGGGCATTAATTATAGATGATAATGAAAACAATCTTTTACTGGAAAAAGACCTTTTGGAAGTTGTTGGTTTCAGAGTATTTGTAGCCAAAACAGCTGCTAACGGAATTGCCATTGCTATGAAAGAAAAGCCGGATATTATAATTATGGATATGCGTCTACCAGATATGCGTGGTTCCGAAGCAGCAGCAATATTGCGTCAAGACAAAGAAACAGGCAGTATACCCATTGTTTTTGTAACTGCTTCTGTACTGGCAGAAGGCAGAGAAGAAATAAGTGGTATAACTAACAGCGGGTTCATAGGAAAGCCGATAAATACGCGTACCTTTGTTAAAGAAATCAGTCAATTTCTTAATTGA
- a CDS encoding PAS domain S-box protein, with protein MFWNKIVTQSREYSESIVNTVREPLIVLNKDLRVVTASRSFYEVFKVNPKETVGKLIYDLGNKQWDIPKLRELLETILPQKATFDDYEVEHDFLDIGQRTMLLNARRIPNPPGKLKVILLAIEDITKRKVMEEANLNLAAIVNTSVDGIIGKTLQGDIVSWNKGAEQIYGYTEQEMHGKNISILAPSSYKEEILNQFIKLKDGELIKNHETKRVRKDGVIIDISLTLSPIKDKFGNIYGISAIMHDITEQKKAKQVLIVSEYSESIINTVREPLIVLDQDLRVVTVSRSFYEFFKVKPEETIGHLIYDLGNKQWDIPKLRELLETILPQKATFDNYEVEHDFLDIGRRIMLLNARQIQRGLGKERIILLAIEDITERKQIEAGLEKTRKELEIIKQSADETSEFAESVINTVREPLISLDQDLRVVTVSRSFYEFFKVKPEETVGHLIYDLGNKQWDIPKLRELLETILPQKATFDNYEVEHDFIDIGRRIMLLNARQIQRGLGKERIILLAIEDITERKQIEAGLEKAYKELNELSTELKRVARVKSEFLANMSHELRTPLNSINGFSEVLYDETFGPLNEKQKQYVNNVLTSGKHLLLLINQILDMAKVEAGKMKLSLSSLPMKSLLNEISLLVADTVSKKKLQMLLEISKDLPNIEADELKVKEIMYNLLSNAVKFTPEDGKIGLWAKKAGTEIEIVVCDSGVGIAPENIEKIFEGFFRVDTPYSRITEGTGLGLPLSKKLVELHGGKFSVESEGLNKGTMVRFTLPITSRKDGVK; from the coding sequence ATGTTCTGGAATAAAATCGTAACACAATCCCGGGAATACTCAGAGAGTATTGTCAATACCGTGCGTGAACCATTGATTGTTCTTAACAAAGATTTAAGAGTAGTCACCGCCAGCCGTTCCTTTTATGAAGTCTTTAAGGTCAATCCCAAAGAAACCGTGGGCAAGCTGATTTATGACCTAGGCAATAAACAGTGGGATATTCCCAAACTGCGTGAACTACTGGAAACCATCCTTCCCCAAAAAGCAACTTTTGATGATTATGAGGTGGAACACGATTTTCTCGATATTGGCCAGCGTACAATGCTTTTAAATGCACGAAGAATTCCCAACCCACCGGGAAAACTGAAAGTAATTCTCCTGGCTATAGAAGATATTACCAAGCGCAAGGTTATGGAAGAAGCTAATCTTAACCTAGCCGCAATTGTTAATACATCTGTTGATGGCATTATTGGAAAAACATTGCAAGGAGATATTGTTAGTTGGAATAAAGGCGCAGAACAAATATATGGATATACTGAACAAGAGATGCATGGCAAAAACATTTCTATTTTGGCTCCCTCTAGTTACAAAGAAGAAATACTTAACCAATTTATAAAACTGAAAGACGGAGAATTAATTAAAAACCATGAAACAAAACGTGTTAGAAAAGACGGGGTAATAATTGATATTTCTTTAACTCTTTCACCAATCAAGGACAAGTTTGGAAATATTTATGGCATATCAGCCATTATGCACGACATTACCGAACAGAAAAAGGCAAAACAAGTACTGATTGTCAGTGAGTATTCCGAGAGTATCATCAATACTGTGCGTGAACCTTTAATCGTTCTGGACCAGGATCTAAGAGTAGTCACAGTCAGCCGGTCATTCTACGAATTTTTTAAGGTAAAACCTGAAGAAACCATAGGACATCTTATTTATGACCTAGGCAATAAACAGTGGGATATTCCCAAACTGCGTGAACTCCTGGAAACCATACTTCCTCAAAAAGCAACTTTTGATAACTACGAAGTGGAACACGATTTTCTCGATATTGGCAGGCGTATAATGCTTTTGAATGCACGGCAAATTCAAAGAGGGTTGGGGAAAGAACGGATCATCCTCCTGGCTATTGAGGATATCACCGAACGCAAGCAGATTGAAGCCGGACTGGAAAAAACCCGGAAAGAACTGGAGATAATTAAACAATCCGCGGATGAAACCAGTGAATTCGCTGAGAGCGTTATTAACACTGTACGTGAACCTTTAATTTCTTTAGACCAAGATCTTAGGGTAGTCACGGTCAGCCGTTCATTTTATGAGTTCTTTAAGGTAAAACCTGAAGAGACCGTAGGACACCTTATTTATGACCTAGGCAATAAACAGTGGGATATCCCCAAACTACGTGAACTCCTGGAAACCATACTTCCTCAAAAAGCAACTTTTGATAACTACGAAGTAGAACACGATTTTATTGATATTGGCAGGCGTATAATGCTTTTGAATGCACGGCAAATTCAAAGAGGATTGGGGAAAGAGAGGATCATTCTCCTGGCAATCGAGGATATCACTGAACGAAAACAGATAGAAGCAGGGTTGGAAAAAGCTTATAAAGAATTAAATGAGCTGTCCACTGAGTTAAAACGTGTTGCGAGGGTAAAATCAGAATTTTTAGCTAACATGTCTCATGAACTCAGGACCCCGCTTAATTCCATCAACGGTTTTTCTGAAGTATTATACGACGAGACTTTCGGGCCGCTTAATGAAAAGCAAAAGCAATACGTTAATAATGTTTTAACCAGCGGTAAGCATCTACTTTTACTTATAAATCAGATACTTGATATGGCAAAAGTTGAAGCCGGGAAAATGAAACTTTCATTATCCAGTTTACCCATGAAAAGCCTGTTAAACGAGATTTCACTGCTGGTAGCGGATACGGTCAGCAAAAAAAAGCTTCAGATGTTACTTGAAATATCCAAAGACCTGCCGAATATTGAAGCAGATGAGCTTAAAGTAAAAGAGATAATGTACAATCTGCTTTCAAACGCAGTTAAATTTACACCCGAGGACGGTAAAATTGGCTTGTGGGCGAAGAAAGCCGGGACTGAGATAGAAATAGTCGTTTGTGATTCTGGAGTCGGTATTGCACCTGAAAACATAGAAAAAATATTTGAAGGCTTTTTCCGGGTCGATACTCCGTATTCCCGGATAACTGAGGGTACCGGGCTGGGGTTACCGCTTTCGAAAAAACTGGTTGAACTACACGGCGGGAAGTTTTCTGTAGAATCAGAAGGCCTAAATAAAGGCACCATGGTCAGGTTTACTTTACCGATTACATCAAGGAAGGATGGCGTGAAATGA
- a CDS encoding lmo0937 family membrane protein yields MLETIAVILVALWLLGFITGYTINGFIHILFVIAVIVVLIRVIRKE; encoded by the coding sequence ATTTTAGAGACGATTGCTGTTATACTTGTTGCGTTATGGCTGTTGGGTTTTATTACCGGATACACAATCAACGGGTTCATTCATATTTTGTTTGTAATCGCAGTTATTGTGGTATTGATAAGAGTTATTCGTAAAGAATAG